Proteins encoded by one window of Engraulis encrasicolus isolate BLACKSEA-1 chromosome 23, IST_EnEncr_1.0, whole genome shotgun sequence:
- the rnf4 gene encoding RING finger protein 4 gives MTTVEDADATDVIGDDTLDGEDVVDLTYETTETSVIDLTNNDSVVLVDEGPQSQSDPDDPGHSRARIFTPPSRNTSTRSMPGVVNCPICFDLYSEIVQSGRVMVSTICGHTFCSQCLRDSLTHARTCPTCRKKLSHKQYHPIYF, from the exons ATGACCACAGTGGAGGACGCAGATGCCACTGATGTTATTGGTGATGACACACTTGATG GTGAAGATGTCGTGGACCTGACGTATGAAACGACAGAAACATCCGTCATCGACTTGACAAATAATGATTCTGTTGTG TTGGTAGATGAAG GTCCCCAAAGTCAAAGTGATCCAGATGATCCTGGGCATTCCAGAGCCAGGATCTTTACACCTCCATCCAGGAATACCAGCACCAG GTCTATGCCAGGGGTGGTGAACTGCCCCATCTGCTTCGATCTTTATTCAGAG ATCGTGCAGAGTGGGAGAGTGATGGTATCCACCATCTGCGGCCACACCTTCTGTAGCCAGTGCCTACGCgactccctcacacacgcacgcacatgtccCACATGCAGGAAGAAGCTCTCACACAAACAGTACCACCCTATCTATTTCTGA